One Paenarthrobacter aurescens TC1 DNA window includes the following coding sequences:
- a CDS encoding FG-GAP repeat domain protein (identified by match to protein family HMM PF01839), with protein MSLANVLPFILAATLQRPPAYASSVTCATLRRRNCRQRCGHIARIPARKLYSLPRGLYQAIHSLNIGGEVRSNTDAGVSEKSRQHRLLSKLTAALVAVLLMMVGLPALPAQAATVASEAPQLAAVELVSAAQLAPGQTAKVRFTLSQPAQSVVFSYYDESLSETRQIKWSGNPGPGAFTAEASAVVGGDDYYDGLYRLSSIDVKYEKPGVDYPYVRFLRNSTYEALNVDGAGDPRLQSLDFVIKNPSRVLLVPQNTLAPSFAARMDLDWSRAVQGTISPGSWTTGVNIIKVQWVVDGLVENYGTMASTKPFVGWASSPNYGKNLKLRITTITPGFKSVSAESVPYLFVAASPFVISGKPWIGSTLNTNFDVASIKGIPLGAKPKVEVLWRTLSTSYAGSPAAPGASYLVKDSDGGGSISALVVISLDGKIVGRFGSEWTAEVTNPAPSRQFESRGVSDYYMVRSADGRLWEWGPYFGAFPREIGTGWNVFDKIFSPGDFNEDGFPDVMARKPSGELWMYPTDGQSWWKPASVVGVGWQGMTELIAPGDFDSDGHDDVLAKDRDGRLLLYPGNGKGGWLAPRQVGAGWNMFKRVFSPGDFDGDSHADLLATNSSGQLFLYSSNGRGGWLGAKVIGSGWQSFKTIYSAGDRDGDGWHDVLGVDGAGYMYVYPFKSGHWKPRYLVGADWDVFTALF; from the coding sequence TTGTCGCTGGCCAATGTACTGCCTTTCATCCTTGCTGCCACGCTGCAGCGCCCCCCAGCGTATGCGTCGAGTGTGACCTGCGCAACATTACGACGGCGGAACTGCCGCCAGCGCTGCGGTCACATAGCACGTATTCCTGCGAGGAAACTGTATTCTCTACCGAGAGGCCTCTATCAGGCCATCCATAGCCTGAATATTGGGGGAGAAGTGCGCTCAAATACCGACGCTGGCGTGTCGGAAAAGTCTCGTCAACATAGGCTTTTGTCCAAGCTGACGGCTGCGCTTGTGGCCGTGCTGTTGATGATGGTCGGGCTCCCTGCCCTGCCGGCCCAGGCCGCCACAGTGGCGAGCGAAGCTCCCCAACTCGCAGCCGTGGAGTTGGTCTCTGCAGCTCAACTAGCGCCTGGGCAGACTGCGAAGGTGCGATTTACTTTGAGCCAACCGGCTCAAAGTGTCGTATTCAGCTACTACGACGAGTCGCTCTCGGAGACCCGCCAAATCAAGTGGTCGGGGAATCCCGGCCCGGGCGCCTTTACCGCGGAAGCCTCGGCGGTCGTTGGCGGTGATGACTACTACGACGGCCTATACAGGTTGTCCTCCATTGACGTGAAATACGAGAAGCCAGGCGTGGATTACCCTTATGTCCGGTTCCTCCGCAATAGCACCTATGAGGCCTTAAACGTAGACGGCGCCGGGGACCCTCGCCTTCAGTCACTGGACTTTGTTATCAAGAACCCGTCTCGTGTCCTGCTTGTACCGCAAAATACCCTTGCGCCTAGCTTTGCAGCCAGGATGGATCTTGACTGGAGTCGGGCGGTTCAAGGAACGATTTCCCCGGGCTCGTGGACCACAGGCGTCAATATCATCAAGGTGCAATGGGTTGTGGACGGCCTGGTTGAGAATTACGGCACCATGGCCTCGACGAAACCCTTCGTTGGTTGGGCATCCTCGCCTAATTACGGGAAGAACCTCAAGCTTCGGATCACCACCATTACGCCCGGTTTCAAATCAGTATCCGCAGAGTCGGTGCCGTACCTGTTCGTTGCCGCCAGCCCCTTCGTTATATCAGGCAAGCCGTGGATCGGTTCCACGTTGAATACCAACTTTGATGTCGCGTCCATTAAGGGCATTCCCCTCGGCGCGAAACCCAAAGTGGAAGTGCTTTGGCGAACACTTTCGACGTCCTATGCTGGATCACCGGCGGCTCCCGGCGCGAGCTACCTGGTCAAAGACTCAGATGGCGGGGGTTCAATATCGGCTCTAGTCGTCATTTCCCTTGACGGCAAAATTGTTGGTCGTTTCGGCAGTGAATGGACGGCCGAAGTGACTAACCCTGCTCCGTCGCGACAGTTTGAGAGTAGGGGAGTCAGCGACTATTACATGGTTCGAAGTGCTGATGGCAGGCTGTGGGAGTGGGGCCCGTACTTTGGAGCGTTCCCCAGGGAAATCGGAACGGGGTGGAATGTCTTTGACAAGATCTTCTCCCCCGGCGACTTCAACGAGGATGGGTTCCCCGATGTCATGGCCCGGAAGCCGTCCGGAGAATTGTGGATGTATCCCACCGACGGACAGTCGTGGTGGAAACCCGCGTCCGTGGTGGGCGTCGGCTGGCAGGGAATGACTGAACTCATTGCTCCCGGCGATTTCGACTCGGATGGCCACGACGACGTCCTGGCGAAGGACCGCGACGGCAGGCTGCTCCTTTACCCCGGCAACGGCAAGGGCGGCTGGTTGGCTCCCCGACAAGTTGGTGCTGGTTGGAATATGTTCAAAAGGGTCTTCTCGCCCGGTGACTTCGACGGAGACTCGCACGCAGACCTCCTCGCCACGAACAGCAGTGGCCAGCTGTTCCTCTATTCCTCAAACGGCAGGGGAGGATGGCTAGGCGCCAAGGTGATCGGCTCCGGTTGGCAGTCCTTCAAAACGATCTATAGCGCAGGAGATAGGGACGGCGACGGCTGGCACGACGTTCTGGGTGTCGATGGCGCAGGGTACATGTACGTCTACCCATTCAAATCGGGTCACTGGAAGCCGCGCTATTTGGTTGGCGCGGACTGGGACGTCTTCACCGCACTGTTCTAA